The sequence ctcaaaagtcttcaaaaccacagttcaaaagcatcaattcttcagtgctcaactttctttatagtccaactctcatatccatacgtgactactggaaaaaccatagctttgattcgatggacctttgtcaacaaagtaatatctctgctttttaatatactctctaggttggtcacaactttccttccaagaagcaagcatcttttaatttcatgactgcattcaccatctgcagtgattttggagcccaagaaaataaggtctgtcactgtttccccatctatttgtcatgaagtgatgggaccagatgccatgatcttagttttctgaatgttgagttttatgccaactttttcactctcctctttcactttcatcaagaggctctttagttcttctctactttctgccataagggtggtgtcatttgcatatctgaggttagcgatatttctcccagaaatcttttttttttttttttacagtccagGTCTTTATTTTTACACCCTTCAGGCCATGAATTCATAGGGAATGGGTTCCAACAGTTCAGGTTCCTTTCCATTGGTCCTCACAAAGTGTGCTTCTCTGGGTGGAGCAGGCTGGCGCTTCAGCTGAACCCAAGTCCCTTTCTCTttggcttccttctttttctgatcattttcctTCACACGTTTTAGGAAGCTATCTCGGCTCTTAGAGTGCTTAATATGCTCGATACGCACAttaattctcttggcaagaatcttGCCCTTAACTTGTTTGTTTACAATGATGCCAACAGCATGCTGGGTAACATTGTAGACTCTCCCAGTTTTGCCATGGTAACATTTGTGGGGCATTCCTTTTTGAACAGTACCCATTCCCTTGATATCTACAATATCACCCTTCTTGTAGATTGGCATGTATGTGGCCAAAGGAACAACTCCCTGTTTTCTAAAAGGCCTAGAGAACATGTAGCGGGtgcccctcctctttcccttggTGTTGGTCATTTTGGCGAATTACTGGAAGATGGCGGTTCCGGCCGAAAagctctcccagaaatcttgattccagcttgtgcttcatccagcccagcatttctcatgaggtactctgtatataagttaaataagcagggtgacaatatacagccttgacatactcctttcccgatttggaaacagtcagttgttccaccttcaattctaaccgttgcttcttgatctgcatacagatttctcaggaggcaagtcaagtgttctggtattcccatctctctcagaattttccaccgtttgttgtgatccacacagtcaaaggctttggcataatcagtaaagtagaagtagatatttttctggaactctcttgctttttcaatgatccagtggatgttggcaatttgatctctggtttctctgccttttctaaatccagcttgaacatctggaagttcatggttcacatactgttgaagcctgacttggagaattttgagcattactttgctagtgtgtgagatgaatgcaattatgcagtagtttgagcattctttgggattgcctttcttttggattggaatgaaaactgacctttttcagtcccgtggccactgctgtgttttccagatttgctgacatattgagtgaagcactttcacagcatcatcttttacaatttgaaatggctcaactagaactccatcacctccactaactttgttcatagtgatgcttcctaaggcccacctgactttgcattccaggatgtctggttctaggtgagtgatcacgccatcatgattatctgagccatgaagatcttttttgtatagttcttccatgtattcttgccacctcttcttaatatcttctgtttctgttaggtccatatcattttttAATACTTCTGCAGATTTacttactcattcattcagaaaTCATTTGTATCAATCAATATAAACTATGTAGTATACAGTATTAAACTAGATTCAGTCTTTGCTCTTGACTAGCGGACAAGGCAATGAGATGAGGTCTAGCAAGAGTTTAGTTACAGGACCTGGAACAGAGTGATGCTTGAGAAACCTTAATTGACTTTCCTCATCTTCCTGGAATGGAGAAGGCACAGCTCTCAGAAAAACCACAGTCGTAGCCTGTGTCCTTTCACTCCACCCAAAGGGACCATCCAAGCTGCAGTACAAACAACCCCAGAAAACTTCTTCCAGATTCAAAACAAACCACCATGCCAGGGAATTTGGAGAAGCTAAGAGAGTTTCTACATTTCTTTAGATGGGTGCAGTGTTTCAAGAACAATGCAGTAAGAAGACTCAGGGGCTCCTCTTAAGCCCCAGTATCCATGGCAACCAGACATTACACAAGTTTTGATCAAAACAGAATCATCAACTCAAGTATAAGGAGACACTTAGCAAGTTAAAATCTAGTTTTATAATATTTGCAACCACTAACATTATCCAGAAAACTTAGTCTAAAGTAAACATTCAACAGCTTCACATAGAATGATGCCATGTTGACTTATAACAATTGACTTCAGGTCACTGAAGAATCACAAAATTTACTTTTCTAGAAATGGCAACTGCTTGATCATTGAATTACCAGAAGGCAATATACCCATAATCTTTTGGAAAATTGATTTTCCCTCTCTAGTATTTCATTTATAGACACAAGGGCATAAAGAGTCAAATTTTTGTAACCATAAAACTACTTACTTTCCACTGCTTCCTTTCTATAAACCACAAAACACAAGTGGACCTTCCAACTCTTATGtgcattttctcagctatttttaatgtAGGACAAAgacataaaaactaaaacaaatctagaaagatgtatattttctttaaccTATGAAATATAAATTGATCCAATTTCATTGTTTACATATTGTGTGCTAAGAGAGATTGTGCCTAAGAGAAAAACAGTTTACCAATCACTCCTGCCAAGCCACATGGTTAATAAAGCTGCAGGGAATAAGAAAGATGAGCAAGATGAGAGTTTCAGGCACAAGTTACCTAGTCATAAGTGAGAGGTGAATGAgcgtggaaaatatttttttaaacggTGAAAATCCACAAGTctaaatatcacatatatatgaaacacaACTGTGACCATCCACAACAACGCTGAGGTTTCCCAGAATGTTTCCAAGTAGGTTTCTTTGTGAAAATGAATCATATGAGAGAAACTTTCTTACCAAAGAAAATCACTGGTTCATTTTATGAGTACTTAGTGTCTACTAAGCACTAGGCACTGCAGTTACATCTGTGAAAGTGACAGGCACATTCTCTACTGGTCCAGGGGCTTTAGTCTAATTGGAAACATGGAGGCCAGCAGGCAATTCCAGGAGAGTGTGGCGTCCTGACAGAGGTGGCCCAGGGGCCGTGAGAGCATCAGGAAGGATACCTGATCCAGACATAGGCCTCCTTGAATGTGGACCTCTCCAAACTGAGACCTGAAAAGGAAGGCATCCGCTAAGGGAAGGTACTAAGAGTGTGGAGGATCCAGGAGAGGTCttaggtgaaagaggaaagcatGTACACAGCCCTAGGGCAAAAGTGATCACAGAATGTTCAAAGTATTAAAGATAGTTCCTTTTAGCCGGACTTTGGGGCcttgtctctttctctcaccAGAGAGGCTAGGATTTTGGTTACAGTTCAGTGGTTGACACCAACATCAGCTCATGTCTTATAGATGGTGGGATACAGGAAATGGAGGGGGGATGCAGTTAGGCTGAGTCATGTTCTCGGCAGCCATGGATAGGCATAGACCATATGTATTATAATACACTGGATCATGTATATTATAACCACGCAAAACTGTCCCAGTCTAAAAGAACATATACAGTGTTTCAAGGTTCCCTCTGAGAGGAGCT comes from Dama dama isolate Ldn47 chromosome 1, ASM3311817v1, whole genome shotgun sequence and encodes:
- the LOC133042840 gene encoding large ribosomal subunit protein eL21-like, with protein sequence MTNTKGKRRGTRYMFSRPFRKQGVVPLATYMPIYKKGDIVDIKGMGTVQKGMPHKCYHGKTGRVYNVTQHAVGIIVNKQVKGKILAKRINVRIEHIKHSKSRDSFLKRVKENDQKKKEAKEKGTWVQLKRQPAPPREAHFVRTNGKEPELLEPIPYEFMA